Proteins encoded together in one Mus caroli chromosome 4, CAROLI_EIJ_v1.1, whole genome shotgun sequence window:
- the Znf189 gene encoding zinc finger protein 189, with protein sequence MASPSPPLEPKEEWGYLDPAPKSLYKDVMMDSYGKLVSLDVLNRNKDEEPTVKEELEKDIEPQGVIVTRIKSEIDQDPMGSETFELVGRLDKQRGIFLWEIPRDSLTEEQKLFRGHTNVHKRPNPEEKCHKCEECGKRFVRKAHFIQHQRVHTGEKPFQCNECGKSFSRSSFVIEHQRIHTGERPYECNYCGKTFSVSSTLIRHQRIHTGERPYQCNQCKQSFSQRRSLVKHQRIHTGEKPHKCSDCGKAFSWKSHLIEHQRTHTGEKPYHCTKCKKSFSRNSLLVEHQRIHTGERPHKCGECGKAFRLSTYLIQHQKIHTGEKPFLCIECGKSFSRSSFLIEHQRIHTGERPYQCQECGKSFSQLCNLTRHQRIHTGDKPHKCEECGKAFSRSSGLIQHQRIHIREKTSPFSETKESFDPNCSLVIQQDVSPKERSYKCDDCGKTFSVSAHLVQHQRIHTGEKPYLCTVCGKSFSRSSFLIEHQRIHTGERPYLCRQCGKSFSQLCNLIRHQGVHTGNKPHKCEECGKAFSRNSGLIQHQRIHTGEKPYRCGKCDKCFSQQRSLVNHQKIHAEVKTQEIYECDACGEAFTCQISLIQHQKLHIMWMQ encoded by the coding sequence atgttttaaacagaaataaagatgaagaGCCAACTGTGAAAGAAGAACTTGAGAAAGATATCGAACCACAGGGTGTAATAGTTACAAGAATCAAAAGTGAAATTGATCAGGATCCCATGGGTAGCGAAACCTTTGAACTTGTTGGTAGGTTAGATAAACAAAGAGGGATCTTTTTGTGGGAAATACCACGTGACTCTCTGACTGAGGAACAGAAACTATTTAGAGGGCACACTAATGTTCATAAGAGACCAAATCCAGAAGAGAAATGTCATAAATGTGAAGAATGTGGAAAACGTTTTGTCCGCAAGGCCCATTTCATTCAGCATCAAAGGGTCCACACGGGTGAGAAACCTTTTCAGTGCAACGAGTGTGGGAAAAGCTTCAGTCGAAGTTCCTTTGTTATTGaacatcagagaattcacactgGGGAACGACCCTATGAGTGTAATTACTGTGGGAAAACCTTTAGTGTGAGCTCTACCCTTATTAGACACCAGAGAATCCACACTGGAGAAAGGCCTTACCAGTGTAATCAGTGTAAACAGAGCTTCAGCCAGAGAAGGAGCCTTGTGAAACACCAAAGAATTCACACTGGTGAGAAACCCCATAAATGCAGTGACTGTGGAAAAGCCTTCAGTTGGAAATCCCACCTTATTGAGCATCAGAGGACACACACTGGTGAGAAACCGTATCACTGTACCAAATGCAAGAAAAGTTTTAGTCGAAACTCATTGCTTGTTGAACACCAGAGAATCCATACCGGAGAAAGACCTCATAAGTGTGGTGAATGTGGGAAAGCGTTTAGATTAAGTACATACCTTATACAACACCAAAAAATACACACTGGTGAGAAGCCTTTTCTTTGTATTGAATGTGGAAAGAGTTTCAGTCGGAGCTCATTCCTTATTGAACATCAGAGGATCCATACTGGGGAACGCCCTTATCAGTGCCAAGAATGCGGGAAAAGTTTCAGTCAACTTTGCAACCTTACCCgtcatcagagaattcacacgGGGGACAAACCCCACAAGTGTgaggagtgtgggaaagccttcagtaGAAGCTCAGGTCTCATTCAGCATCAGAGAATCCACATCAGGGAAAAGACTTCGCCATTCAGTGAAACTAAGGAAAGTTTTGATCCAAACTGCAGTCTGGTTATACAGCAGGACGTCTCCCCTAAGGAGAGATCGTACAAATGTGATGACTGTGGGAAAACGTTCAGTGTCAGTGCTCATCTTGTACAGCATCAGAGGatccacactggggagaagccctACCTGTGTACCGTCTGCGGGAAAAGCTTCAGTCGGAGCTCGTTTCTTATTGAGCATCAGAGAATCCACACTGGGGAGAGACCCTATCTGTGCAGACAGTGTGGCAAAAGTTTTAGTCAACTTTGTAATCTCATCCGCCATCAGGGCGTTCACACTGGGAATAAGCCCCACAAGTGTgaggagtgtgggaaagccttcagtaGGAACTCAGGTCTCATTCAGCACCAGagaatccacacaggagagaagccttatAGGTGTGGGAAATGTGACAAATGTTTTAGTCAACAGCGCAGCCTTGTCAACCATCAGAAGATCCATGCGGAGGTGAAAACCCAGGAAATTTATGAATGTGATGCCTGCGGCGAAGCCTTTACTTGTCAGATTTCTCTAATTCAGCATCAAAAGTTGCATATTATGTGGATGCAGTAA